The Oryzias latipes chromosome 1, ASM223467v1 genome contains a region encoding:
- the LOC100049265 gene encoding caspase 3B, whose protein sequence is MASNRPGEDSTDARKDNGELAAGASPAPDRMDVDGKPSSHSFRYSLNFPTIGLCIIINNKNFDRGTGMNQRNGTDIDAASAMKVFSKLGYRVKIYNDQTVKQIKQLLTDVSRMDHSDSASFVCILLSHGDEGVFFGTDGSIELKTLTSLFRGDHCKSLVGKPKLFFIQACRGTELDDGIEADSKEDTTKIPVEADFLYAFSTAPGYYSWRNTMTGSWFINSLCEMLSKYGKELELLHIMTRVNHMVAVEFESISTLPGFHAKKQIPCIVSMLTKEMYFYP, encoded by the exons ATGGCGTCAAATCGACCAGGAGAGGATTCTACAGACGCAAGGAAAGACAATGGAGAACT GGCAGCAGGGGCTTCACCTGCTCCTGATCGCATGGACGTCGATGGGAAGCCCTCCTCTCACAGCTTTAGATACAGCCTCAACTTTCCCACCATCGGCCTCTGCATCATCATTAACAACAAGAATTTTGATCGAGGAACCG GTATGAATCAGCGAAACGGTACAGACATCGATGCAGCCTCTGCAATGAAAGTGTTTTCAAAGTTGGGCTATAGAGTGAAGATTTACAATGACCAGACAGTTAAACAGATTAAACAGCTTTTGACTGATG taTCAAGGATGGACCACAGTGACTCCGCCTCTTTCGTCTGCATCCTTTTGAGTCATGGCGACGAGGGCGTTTTCTTCGGCACGGATGGTTCGATAGAACTCAAAACTCTGACGTCCCTGTTCCGAGGGGATCACTGCAAATCACTGGTGGGAAAGCCCAAACTGTTTTTCATCCAG GCTTGCAGAGGCACCGAACTGGATGATGGCATTGAAGCAGATTCCAAAGAAGACACCACCAAGATCCCAGTGGAAGCTGACTTCCTGTACGCATTCTCCACAGCTCCAG GCTACTACTCATGGAGAAACACCATGACTGGATCTTGGTTCATCAACTCTCTGTGTGAAATGCTCAGTAAATATGGCAAAGAACTTGAGCTCCTGCACATCATGACCAGAGTTAACCACATGGTGGCGGTAGAGTTTGAGTCCATCTCCACTTTACCAGGTTTTCATGCAAAGAAACAAATCCCCTGCATCGTGTCAATGCTGACCAAAGAGATGTACTTTTATCCTTGA